The stretch of DNA CTGAGCTGCGTCGGATCGTGGAGGCGCTGGCCGTGGCCGACATCCCGTACGCGCTGGTCGGCGGTCTCGCAGTATCGATCTATACGACGCCTCGCGCCACCGAAGACATCGATCTGCTGATTGCTCCCGCCGACCTCGAGCCGGCCGCCACTGCGTTGCAGTCCCTCGGGTTTCAATCCGCTGGCGGGCCGATGCGGGTGGCCGGGGGGCGTCTGGACATCCAGCGCCTGATCAAGATCGATGGCTCGGACCTGCTTCCCGTGGACCTCCTTCTGCCGACCGACGACGCTCTGGCAGCGCTGCTTCAGGACCGCGTGGCCATGACGGTCGAGAGTCAGTCGATCTGGGTGATCGGGATCCGCGCGCTGCGAACTCTGAAGCGCCTGCGCGGGTCACCACTCGATCGGGCAGATTTGGAAGCCCTGGGACCAGACGAACCGTGACGCCTCCAGAGATCACCCAGACCCTGCGCAGGGTCGCTGCTCTCCGCGGCCTGTGCCTCAGGCTCCAACACATCCCCACTCCGGGCGAGGAGAGGCTCCTGACCCACTTCTGGGCACTGGCTGACTCCCCCCAGGAGGTGAGGCAGGACGACGTCCAGGCCGTCGCGGTCGGCTGGCGCCGGTGGTGGCGTGCCGGCGAGATAGACCGTCTCCTCTCGATGGCCGCAGCGCTCCCGCCAGCATTGATTTGCCTGGGCCGCGAGGCGACCACTCATCTCATGGCCGCTCGCGTCCGCCGCTGGAGCGAGTACCAGGACACCATCGAGCGGTGCCGTCGCTGCAAGAACCTCCGACCCACAGAAGTCGACTTCCCCCTGTGTCGGGGAGAGATTCCTCCACCGCCCCTGACGATACGCATTCTGTTCGTGGGAGTCGCCCCCGCACGGATCAATGGGCGGAGCCGGGGAATGCACTTCTATTCGAACCGGACCGATCTTCTTCGGACTGGGTTGTTCCGCGCCCTCGACGCGTCCCCGTTCGGGACTGCGCTTCTCGAGAGCAACAGGCGCAGCAGGGAGGACGGCGACAGCGCCTTCCACCGGGCCGGGTTCTTCTTCGTGCACTCTGCCAAGATTCGCCCGACTCAGCGGGACGCGCCGCCGACGACTGTTCTCACCGCTTGTGCAGCCGAGCATCTCCGGACTGAGGTCCAACTGCTGCAGCCACGGGCCGTTTGCTTTCTCGGGAACACGCGGGGACATCTGCCCGCTGTTGCCAGCGCGCTGTTTGGACGGCGCATCGCCGATATCCCCCAGCGTGCGACCCTCGGCTCCTGGAACGGAGTCGTGGCAGTGACGGCTCAGCCGAGGCGGGGCGGCGTGCGGCGGGCCGGGCAAACCGTTCGAGCGTTCTGGCGCATCCTCGAGAACGCCGAGACCGCGGCGGGCTGAGTAACGCCTTTCGAGCGCCGGCTTTGCCGGCGCAACCCTGGGTTCGGAGGGGGCCGTCGCGCCCTGAGGGCGCGCCTGTGAAGTCGCCCCCTCCGACGTTACACGGGGTACACGCCGTTGCGGCGCGGCGGGAACTCGTGGACCTTGGTCTCGGCGTAGGCCAGGCGCTTGATCAGCTCGGCGCGCAGCGCGGAGCCGGGCACGATGTCATCCACCAGCATCTCGGAGGCGAGCTTGTAGACGTCCACGTCGCGGGCGAACTCGTCGCGCTTCTGCCGCACGAACGCAGCGCGCTCGGACTCCGGCAGCTCCATGATCTTGTTGTAGTAGACGGCGTTCACCGCCGGCTCCGGCCCCATGATGGCGATCTGGCCCTGGGGCAGGCTGAGCGCGGCATCGGGCTCGAAGGCCGGACCGCACATCGCGTAGAGCCCAGCCCCGTAGCACTTGCGCACCACCACGCAGATCTTGGGCACGGTGGCCTGGGAGGTGGCGAAGATCATCTTGGCGCCGTGGCGGATGATCCCCTCGCGCTCGACCTTGGTGCCCACCATGAAGCCGGCCACATCGGCCAGATACACGAGCGGGAGGTTGTAGGCGTTGCACAGCCAGATGAAGCGCGCCGCTTTGTCCGACGAGTCGACGAAGAGCACGCCGCCCTTCACCTTCGGCTGGTTGGCGACGATGCCGACGGCGCGACCGCCGAGGCGGCCGAGGCCGACGATCACCTCCGGGGCGAACAGGCGCTTGAGCTCGAACCAGGAGCCGGCATCGAGGACGCGGTCGATCACCTCGTACATGTCGAAGTACTTCCGCTGGTCGTAGGGAACGATCTCCTCGATGGACCGCCCGGGCTTGGGATCCACCGCCGCCGTCCGGGCCGGCCGCTCCCGGTAGGACTGGGGCATGTAGGCGAGATACTGCTTGGCGAGCTCGATCGCTTCCTCGTCGGAAGGCGCCAGCACGTCGCCGCAGCCGGACACCGTGCAGTGCATGCGCGCGCCCCCCAGCTCCTCCGGAGTGGTCTTCTCGCCGATCGCCATCTCGACCATCCGGGGGCTGCCCACGTAGAGCGAGGCCTTGCCCTCCACCATGATGACGACGTCGGTGAGGGCGGGGAGATAGGCCGAGCCGGCCGGCGAGGGACCGAAGAGGATGCAGAGCTGGGGCACGACGCCGGAGAGCTGCACCTCGTTGTAGAAGATCCGCCCGGCGTGGAAGCGCCCGGGGAAGACGCTGATCTGTTCGGAGATCCGGGCGCCGGCGGCGTCGACCATATAGAGGAGAGGCACCTGCAGCCGGCCCGCCTTCTCCTGGATCCGGATGATCTTCTGGACCGTCTTTTCGCCCCAGGAGCCGGCCTTGACCGTGTAGTCGTTGGCCATGATGCAAACGGTCCGGCCGCCGACGGCGCCGACACCGGTCACCACCCCGTCGGCCGGCGTCTCCGCTTCCTGCCCCCGCGCGAAGAGCCAGTCCTCCTGGAAGTCGCTGCCGGGATCGAGCAGTAGCTTCAGGCGGTCGCGGACGAAGAGCTTGCCCTCCGCGCGGAGCTTGTCGCGGTACTTGGTGTGGCCCTGCTCGATCCGCGCCCGCTCGCGGAAATGACGCTCTTCGCCTTCGCCCACCCTGCCTCCCGGAACGCTATGGACTCGGCGAGACGACGATGATGAGCACGCCGTTGCCGTGGGGGGGTCCGCCGATGACGGCCGGCGCGCCGGGGGCGGCCTGGATCACCGTGTTCACCTCGGCGACGCGACCGCGGAGGAGCCGGACCCGCAGCCGGACCGGCGACGCGGACTCCGGCGTGATCTCGAGCTGCCGGTCCCCCGGCACGGCGAAGCGCTGGCTGGAGCCGACGGCGGCCTGCCCGCGGTAGCGCTCCAGCAACGCGTACTCGCGATACCGGAGCGTCTGTCGGAGGCGGGGCAGGAGCCGCTCCAGATCGGCCGGTACGCGCGAGCCGCCGGCGGGGGCATCGCTGGCCAGCAGCACCTGGGCGCCGAACCTCACCGCCTGCTCCGCCCGGACGACGACTGGCGCCAGCAGCATCACCAGCGCCAGGACCAGGACCAGCAGCGGTCCCAGCGCCTGGCGCAGGCGCTGGCGGGCGTTGTGCAGGCGCGACATCACCGTGCCCATCGGAATGTCCAGCACCTCGGCAATCTCCCGGTACGAGAGCCCTTGGAGATCGCCCAACATGATAATCGCGCGGTGATGCGGAGGCAAAGCCTCCAGCGCCCGCCGGACGCGCTCCCGGTCCTCGGCGCGCATCGCGACGTCGTCCGGCGCCGGACCTGGATCGACCATGACCCGCGCCCAGTCCTCCTCCGGCACCGGCTCGGTGCCGAACGCGCGCCCCCGGGCCGCCCGCTGCCGCGCCCGGTCGGTGGCGGCGTTGATCGCGATTCGGAACAGCCAGGTGTAAAACGCCGACTGCCCCCGGAACGACGGCAGCGCCTGCCAGGCCCGGACGAAGGCCTCCTGGGCCACGTCCCACGCCTCTTCGGGATCCCGGAGGTAGTTGCAGGCGAGGCGCCACACGCGCTCACGGTATTTCTCCACCAGCGGCTCGAAGGCCGCCAGGTCGCCCTGCCGGCATCGCTCGACCAGCGCCTGATCGTCGGTGTCCACCGGGTGTCGGTTGCCCACCCCGCGCCGTCAGGGCTTAGACGCCGGGGCGGCGGAGCCGATTCATCGGCGCACGGCTCGCCGACGCGCGCGCCGGTTCGCGTCATCGCCGGCAGGCGTGAGCGTGAGGAGAGCGTCGAGGCCGAGCAGGTAGCTCTGGGGGCCGAAGCCGGAGATCTGTCCCCGGGCGACGGCGGCGATCACCGAGTGGCGCCGGAACTCCTCCCGGCCGTGGACGTTGCTGAGGTGCACTTCGACCACCGGCAGGCGGATCCCCGCCACCGTGTCGCGGAGCGCGATCGAGTAGTGGGTGAAGGCGCCCGGGTTGAAGACGATCCCGGTGAAGCCCTCACGCTCGGCGCCCTGCAGCCAGTCGATGAGCTCCCCTTCGACGTTCGACTGACGACACACCACCCGCATCCCCCGCCGCCGCCCGTGGGACTGGATCAGGCGATCGAGCGCCGCCAGCGACAACGACCCATAGATGGTGGGCTCGCGGACGCCGAGGAGGTTGAGGTTGGGACCGTGGAGCACGAGCCCGGCCGGAGATCTCATGGCCGCCAGGATACCATCACGGCGTGGAGGCCGGCGTCAACGAGCGCCGAACGACGACAACGCCCAGTCGGCGGCCACGAAGAGGACGAGGCCGCCGATCACCGTCCAGGCCAGCGCGGGGCCGCCCTCGCGGTTCACCTCGGGGACCAGGTCCGAGGCCGCCACGTAGATCGTCACGCCGGCCGACAGGGCCAGCGCGTATCCGATGTGGCTCTCGGCCAGCAGGCTCGTGGCCAGCGCGCCGAGCACGGTGAGCACCCCGAGCGCGAGGCCGGCGCCCAGCGCGGCGGCGCGGGATCGTCCGGTGGCCAGCACGATGGAGGCGACCGTGAACCCCTCGGGCAGCTTGTGCAGCACGACCGCCAGGAACAGCAGGAGGCCGAGCGTGGGATCGATCATGAACCCCGCGGCGATGGCCACGCCGTCGAAGAGCGTGTGCACGCCGAGACCAAGCAGGGCCAGGTAGCCGGCCGAGGGCCGCAGAAACGCGTCGGCGTGGATCTCTTCCCCGAAGTGGAAGTGGGGTGCCACGGTGTGCTCGAAGAGATGGATCCCGAAATAGCCCAGGAGCACGAACAGGAAGGCGTGAGGGACGTGGGCGCTCTCGGGCAGCATCCGCACGAACGCCGCCGCCAGCATGAAGCCGGCGCCCAGGGCCACGAAGTAACGCAGCGGCGCCCGGCGCCGACGATGCACGCTGGTGACGAATGCGGCGCCCGCCAAGTCCGCGGCGGCGGCCACGGCCACGAAGGCCCACTGTGCTAACATGACCGCTGGAGCATAGCATGGCCATCGCGACGTCGACCCGGCTCCTCGGCGAGATTCTGATCGCCGACGGCATCACCACGCCCGAGATGGTCGCGCTGGCGCTGAACCGCATGCGCACGACCGGCGAGCGCCTGGGCGAGGCGCTGGTGGGGCTCGGCGCCGCCACCAAGGAGGACGTGCTGCGTGCGGTCGCGCGCCAGCAGAACCTGCCGTACCTCTCGCGCGACGAGCTGCCGTCACCCCTGCCCGTCATCAAGAACCTCTCGCCCAAGTACCTCCGCCAGTACGTCGTCTGTCCGGTGAGCGTCGACGGCAGCCTCCTCACCGTGGCGACCTCCGAGCCGCTGAACCCGGTCATCGTGGACGATCTGCACCAGTGGACCGGCCTCAGCGTGCGCATCGTGGTGAGCGTGCCCGAGGTGATCCTGGAAGCGATCGACCGCACCTACGACGGCGCCGCCAGCCCGCTGCAGCGGATCGTCGAAGGCATGGAGGACGAGCGGGGACCCGACGGCGAGGAGGACGTGAATCACCTGCGCGACATGGCGTTCGAGGCGCCGGTGATCCGCCTGGTCAACCTGCTCGTCGAGAGCGCGATCGGGGCGGAGGCGTCCGACATCCACATCGAGCCGTTCGAGGACACCCTGCGCGTGCGCTACCGCATCGACGGCGTCCTGTACGACCAGGAGTCGCCCCCCCGGCGTCTGCGCGACGCGGTGACCTCGCGCATCAAGCTGATGGCGGAGATGAACATCGCCGAGCGGCGCCTGCCCCAGGACGGCCGCCTCCGCGTGTCCCTCCTGGGCCGGCGCGTCGACATCCGCGTCTCCACGATCCCCACCGTGCACGGCGAGTCCATCGTGATGCGGCTGCTCGACCGTCAGAGCGTCTTCCTGCCCCTCGAGCGCCTCGGCTTCGGTGCCGAGACGCTC from Candidatus Methylomirabilota bacterium encodes:
- a CDS encoding nucleotidyltransferase family protein; the protein is MLDLYAELRRIVEALAVADIPYALVGGLAVSIYTTPRATEDIDLLIAPADLEPAATALQSLGFQSAGGPMRVAGGRLDIQRLIKIDGSDLLPVDLLLPTDDALAALLQDRVAMTVESQSIWVIGIRALRTLKRLRGSPLDRADLEALGPDEP
- a CDS encoding uracil-DNA glycosylase family protein is translated as MAARVRRWSEYQDTIERCRRCKNLRPTEVDFPLCRGEIPPPPLTIRILFVGVAPARINGRSRGMHFYSNRTDLLRTGLFRALDASPFGTALLESNRRSREDGDSAFHRAGFFFVHSAKIRPTQRDAPPTTVLTACAAEHLRTEVQLLQPRAVCFLGNTRGHLPAVASALFGRRIADIPQRATLGSWNGVVAVTAQPRRGGVRRAGQTVRAFWRILENAETAAG
- a CDS encoding acyl-CoA carboxylase subunit beta — encoded protein: MGEGEERHFRERARIEQGHTKYRDKLRAEGKLFVRDRLKLLLDPGSDFQEDWLFARGQEAETPADGVVTGVGAVGGRTVCIMANDYTVKAGSWGEKTVQKIIRIQEKAGRLQVPLLYMVDAAGARISEQISVFPGRFHAGRIFYNEVQLSGVVPQLCILFGPSPAGSAYLPALTDVVIMVEGKASLYVGSPRMVEMAIGEKTTPEELGGARMHCTVSGCGDVLAPSDEEAIELAKQYLAYMPQSYRERPARTAAVDPKPGRSIEEIVPYDQRKYFDMYEVIDRVLDAGSWFELKRLFAPEVIVGLGRLGGRAVGIVANQPKVKGGVLFVDSSDKAARFIWLCNAYNLPLVYLADVAGFMVGTKVEREGIIRHGAKMIFATSQATVPKICVVVRKCYGAGLYAMCGPAFEPDAALSLPQGQIAIMGPEPAVNAVYYNKIMELPESERAAFVRQKRDEFARDVDVYKLASEMLVDDIVPGSALRAELIKRLAYAETKVHEFPPRRNGVYPV
- a CDS encoding sigma-70 family RNA polymerase sigma factor, with the protein product MGNRHPVDTDDQALVERCRQGDLAAFEPLVEKYRERVWRLACNYLRDPEEAWDVAQEAFVRAWQALPSFRGQSAFYTWLFRIAINAATDRARQRAARGRAFGTEPVPEEDWARVMVDPGPAPDDVAMRAEDRERVRRALEALPPHHRAIIMLGDLQGLSYREIAEVLDIPMGTVMSRLHNARQRLRQALGPLLVLVLALVMLLAPVVVRAEQAVRFGAQVLLASDAPAGGSRVPADLERLLPRLRQTLRYREYALLERYRGQAAVGSSQRFAVPGDRQLEITPESASPVRLRVRLLRGRVAEVNTVIQAAPGAPAVIGGPPHGNGVLIIVVSPSP
- the aroQ gene encoding type II 3-dehydroquinate dehydratase, which translates into the protein MRSPAGLVLHGPNLNLLGVREPTIYGSLSLAALDRLIQSHGRRRGMRVVCRQSNVEGELIDWLQGAEREGFTGIVFNPGAFTHYSIALRDTVAGIRLPVVEVHLSNVHGREEFRRHSVIAAVARGQISGFGPQSYLLGLDALLTLTPAGDDANRRARRRAVRR
- a CDS encoding ZIP family metal transporter, which encodes MLAQWAFVAVAAAADLAGAAFVTSVHRRRRAPLRYFVALGAGFMLAAAFVRMLPESAHVPHAFLFVLLGYFGIHLFEHTVAPHFHFGEEIHADAFLRPSAGYLALLGLGVHTLFDGVAIAAGFMIDPTLGLLLFLAVVLHKLPEGFTVASIVLATGRSRAAALGAGLALGVLTVLGALATSLLAESHIGYALALSAGVTIYVAASDLVPEVNREGGPALAWTVIGGLVLFVAADWALSSFGAR
- the gspE gene encoding type II secretion system ATPase GspE; this translates as MAIATSTRLLGEILIADGITTPEMVALALNRMRTTGERLGEALVGLGAATKEDVLRAVARQQNLPYLSRDELPSPLPVIKNLSPKYLRQYVVCPVSVDGSLLTVATSEPLNPVIVDDLHQWTGLSVRIVVSVPEVILEAIDRTYDGAASPLQRIVEGMEDERGPDGEEDVNHLRDMAFEAPVIRLVNLLVESAIGAEASDIHIEPFEDTLRVRYRIDGVLYDQESPPRRLRDAVTSRIKLMAEMNIAERRLPQDGRLRVSLLGRRVDIRVSTIPTVHGESIVMRLLDRQSVFLPLERLGFGAETLKHFEALIERPHGILLVTGPTGSGKTTTLYGALDKINSPDRKIITIEDPVEYQLKGVNQIPVKPKIGLTFATGLRHIVRQDPDVILVGEIRDLETVDIAIQAALTGHLVFSTLHTNDAPGAIPRLQDMGAEPYLVASVLEGVLAQRLVRRICPECRAPHTPTAADIEALGVAAPPGVQLYRGRGCDQCRGTGYRGRTGIYELFPITEDARSLILRRASSREIRRLAIEAGMTTLRLDGWAKACQGVTTLEEVLGVTQEDA